One window of Elaeis guineensis isolate ETL-2024a chromosome 11, EG11, whole genome shotgun sequence genomic DNA carries:
- the LOC140852417 gene encoding secreted RxLR effector protein 161-like: MLGCKPATTPINQNHRTVTDGGASVDQKRYQRLVGRLIYLSHTRPDIAYAVSVISQYMHDPRESHMERAFRVLCYLKGCPGRGLLFSQHNTFQVERFTDADWAGSLDDRRSISGYCTYVGGNLVIWRSKKQSVVARSSAEAEYRAMALGIYELLWLQKLLQELQLLNKFPLRLYCDNKAAIEIVSNPIQHDRTKHIEIDRHFIKEKINQDQICITYIRSSDQVADILTKGLSSLSFSGLIDKMGLRDIFASS; this comes from the coding sequence ATGTTGGGGTGTAAGCCTGCTACTACtccaataaatcagaatcatcgaaCAGTGACAGATGGTGGAGCTTCTGTTGATCAAAAAAGGTACCAGCGGTTGGTTGGAAGGTTGATATATCTTTCACATACAAGACCCGACATAGCCTATGCTGTCAGTGTCATCAGTCAATACATGCATGATCCACGAGAATCACACATGGAGAGAGCTTTCAGAGTATTATGCTACCTGAAAGGATGTCCTGGTCGTGGTTTGTTGTTCTCACAACACAACACCTTCCAGGTAGAGAGATTTACTGATGCAGATTGGGCTGGATCATTGGATGATAGGCGATCTATTTCTGGATATTGTACATATGTAGGAGGTAATTTAGTTATCTGGAGAAGCAAGAAACAGTCAGTGGtggctagatcatcagcagaagctgaatatagagcaatggctctaggcatATATGAACTTCTTTGGCTTCAGAAGCTGCTTCAGGAATTACAACTTTTAAACAAATTTCCTCTTCGATTGTATTGTGACAACAAAGCAGCAATTGAAATTGTAAGCAATCCAATACAGCATGATCGTACCAAACACATCGAGATTGACCGTCATTTTATCAAGGAAAAGATTAATCAGGACCAGATCTGCATTACCTATATTCGATCTTCTGATCAGGTGGCAGACATTCTAACCAAAGGGCTTAGCTCATTATCTTTTTCTGGATTAATTGACAAGATGGGGCTTCGAGATATCTTCGCGtcatcttga